One region of Oncorhynchus keta strain PuntledgeMale-10-30-2019 chromosome 24, Oket_V2, whole genome shotgun sequence genomic DNA includes:
- the LOC118357521 gene encoding palmitoyltransferase ZDHHC16B-like isoform X1, translated as MSSCGGMRSWRWQFSRMMRLCLRWCRLCPKRGGRPSKPQRKLRELWSYWKLLLNSLYFNSLTNSDTCLDCVFEPVYWIVDNVTRWFGVVFVCLVIALTSSVLVIVYLCLLPVILNTYPLQWIVWHLTYGHWVLMMVLFHYYKATTTSPGHPPQVKSDTPSVSICKKCIVPKPARTHHCSICNTCILKMDHHCPWLNNCVGHFNHRYFFSFCLYMTMGCMYCSVSCKDMFIEAYNAVESYYQTPPPLFSFREKMVHKSVIFIWVLTSSVAVALGGLTLWHAILITLGETSVERHINKKEVRRLKEKGKVFRNPYHYGKINNWKVLFGVEETSHWLTRVLLPSSHTPHEDGLVWEFPQALTRRDPMTI; from the exons ATGTCGAGCT GCGGGGGCATGCGCAGCTGGAGGTGGCAGTTCTCCAGGATGATGCGTCTGTGCCTGCGCTGGTGCCGGCTGTGCCCTAAGCGAGGGGGTCGACCCAGCAAGCCCCAGAGGAAGCTACGAGAGCTGTGGAGCTACTGGAAGCTGCTGCTCAACTCCCTCTACTTCAACAGCCTTACCAACTCTGACACCTGCCTGGACTGTGTCTTTGAGCCCGTCTACTGGATAGTCGACAATGTGACTCGCTGGTTTGGGGTG GTGTTTGTGTGCCTGGTGATTGCCCTCACCAGCTCTGTGCTGGTCATTGTCTACCTGTGCCTGCTGCCTGTCATCCTCAACACCTACCCACTGCAGTGGATCGTCTGGCACCTCACTTACGGCCACTGGGTCCTCATGATGGTCCTCTTCCACTACTATAAGgccaccaccacctcccctggACACCCACCACAG GTTAAAAGTGATACACCGTCAGTGTCCATCTGTAAAAAATGCATTGTCCCCAAACCAGCCAGAACTCACCACTGCAGCATCTGCAATAC GTGTATTCTGAAGATGGATCACCACTGTC CCTGGCTCAACAACTGTGTGGGCCACTTCAACCACCGCTACTTTTTCTCCTTCTGCCTGTACATGACCATGGGCTGCATGTACTGCAGCGTCAGCTGCAAAGACATGTTCATAGAGGCCTACAACGCTGTCGAG AGCTACTATCAGACGCCACCACCACTGTTTTCCTTCAGAGAAAAGATGGTCCACAAGAGTGTCATTTTCATTTGGGTGCTAACAAG TTCGGTGGCAGTAGCTCTGGGAGGTCTGACACTGTGGCATGCTATCCTCATCACCCTAGGAGAGACCAGCgtggagagacacatcaacaagaAAGAGGTCAGACGCTTAAAGGAGAAAGGAAAG GTGTTCCGAAATCCATACCATTATGGGAAAATAAACAATTGGAAAGTGTTGTTTGGTGTGGAGGAGACCAG TCACTGGTTGACCAGAGTCCTCCTGCCGTCTAGTCACACTCCCCATGAAGACGGACTGGTATGGGAATTCCCTCAGGCTCTCACCAGAAGAGACCCAATGACCATctaa
- the LOC118357521 gene encoding palmitoyltransferase ZDHHC16B-like isoform X2, giving the protein MRSWRWQFSRMMRLCLRWCRLCPKRGGRPSKPQRKLRELWSYWKLLLNSLYFNSLTNSDTCLDCVFEPVYWIVDNVTRWFGVVFVCLVIALTSSVLVIVYLCLLPVILNTYPLQWIVWHLTYGHWVLMMVLFHYYKATTTSPGHPPQVKSDTPSVSICKKCIVPKPARTHHCSICNTCILKMDHHCPWLNNCVGHFNHRYFFSFCLYMTMGCMYCSVSCKDMFIEAYNAVESYYQTPPPLFSFREKMVHKSVIFIWVLTSSVAVALGGLTLWHAILITLGETSVERHINKKEVRRLKEKGKVFRNPYHYGKINNWKVLFGVEETSHWLTRVLLPSSHTPHEDGLVWEFPQALTRRDPMTI; this is encoded by the exons ATGCGCAGCTGGAGGTGGCAGTTCTCCAGGATGATGCGTCTGTGCCTGCGCTGGTGCCGGCTGTGCCCTAAGCGAGGGGGTCGACCCAGCAAGCCCCAGAGGAAGCTACGAGAGCTGTGGAGCTACTGGAAGCTGCTGCTCAACTCCCTCTACTTCAACAGCCTTACCAACTCTGACACCTGCCTGGACTGTGTCTTTGAGCCCGTCTACTGGATAGTCGACAATGTGACTCGCTGGTTTGGGGTG GTGTTTGTGTGCCTGGTGATTGCCCTCACCAGCTCTGTGCTGGTCATTGTCTACCTGTGCCTGCTGCCTGTCATCCTCAACACCTACCCACTGCAGTGGATCGTCTGGCACCTCACTTACGGCCACTGGGTCCTCATGATGGTCCTCTTCCACTACTATAAGgccaccaccacctcccctggACACCCACCACAG GTTAAAAGTGATACACCGTCAGTGTCCATCTGTAAAAAATGCATTGTCCCCAAACCAGCCAGAACTCACCACTGCAGCATCTGCAATAC GTGTATTCTGAAGATGGATCACCACTGTC CCTGGCTCAACAACTGTGTGGGCCACTTCAACCACCGCTACTTTTTCTCCTTCTGCCTGTACATGACCATGGGCTGCATGTACTGCAGCGTCAGCTGCAAAGACATGTTCATAGAGGCCTACAACGCTGTCGAG AGCTACTATCAGACGCCACCACCACTGTTTTCCTTCAGAGAAAAGATGGTCCACAAGAGTGTCATTTTCATTTGGGTGCTAACAAG TTCGGTGGCAGTAGCTCTGGGAGGTCTGACACTGTGGCATGCTATCCTCATCACCCTAGGAGAGACCAGCgtggagagacacatcaacaagaAAGAGGTCAGACGCTTAAAGGAGAAAGGAAAG GTGTTCCGAAATCCATACCATTATGGGAAAATAAACAATTGGAAAGTGTTGTTTGGTGTGGAGGAGACCAG TCACTGGTTGACCAGAGTCCTCCTGCCGTCTAGTCACACTCCCCATGAAGACGGACTGGTATGGGAATTCCCTCAGGCTCTCACCAGAAGAGACCCAATGACCATctaa